In Rubrobacter radiotolerans DSM 5868, a genomic segment contains:
- a CDS encoding ABC transporter substrate-binding protein: protein MAHGRYATLLLCMLAALALALGCARAPVTDEPPRQLGSGEPEPVSQVGQGGTARVVLPLFAAPECLNPYLSACEGSEYLSGVVFEGLLLKGPNGDYRPLLAGGMPSYDAGTLSLEPMSVEVTLRDGASFSDGEPVRSRDVVWTYEQAMRVAEAGGISPEYSGFARLESVEAVGERTVRLTFDGPYSRWRELLTAPVLPEHVYGGGEDLSTLPLTDDPVGSGPFLLGEFRGAGGSSFTANPRYWTEELEQPRLDGLEVEYAGPVGAERGLGGGEADFGVFGGSGMPESGDVVRAGALRERTELLVFNAGALDESERAALSANVNREAVAEEAGFEPAGSVFSAVDVSETSPPWREISPSPEPGSLSGVSLRLVYPAGGPARDRAAGSVAAGLREAGASVAVERVAGGEFYSETLPGGDFDLALLDLGDPAEYEALAGALPESSAGAISTSLGRPEDEERYLTRTQEILAGEYALAPLYRWPDSYAWSSTLSGPTGETPPDAFAWNIREWGFYK from the coding sequence GTGGCGCACGGCCGTTACGCGACGCTTTTGCTGTGCATGCTCGCGGCGCTGGCGCTGGCGCTCGGGTGCGCCCGCGCGCCCGTGACGGACGAGCCCCCGCGGCAGCTCGGGAGCGGCGAGCCCGAGCCGGTCAGCCAGGTCGGGCAGGGTGGGACGGCACGCGTCGTGTTGCCGCTCTTCGCCGCGCCGGAGTGTCTGAACCCGTACCTGAGCGCGTGCGAGGGTTCTGAGTACCTCTCCGGGGTGGTCTTCGAGGGACTTCTGCTGAAAGGACCGAACGGGGACTACCGGCCGCTCCTTGCGGGCGGGATGCCGTCTTACGACGCGGGGACCCTGAGCCTAGAGCCGATGAGCGTCGAGGTAACGCTCCGGGACGGCGCGAGCTTCTCCGACGGAGAGCCCGTTAGGAGCCGGGACGTTGTCTGGACCTACGAGCAGGCGATGCGGGTCGCGGAGGCGGGGGGGATCTCCCCCGAGTACTCGGGCTTTGCGCGACTCGAGAGCGTCGAGGCCGTTGGGGAGCGGACCGTCCGGCTGACCTTCGACGGTCCCTACTCTCGCTGGCGCGAGCTCCTCACGGCCCCGGTCCTCCCGGAGCACGTCTACGGCGGCGGGGAAGACCTCTCCACGCTTCCGCTCACGGACGATCCCGTAGGGAGCGGGCCGTTCCTGCTCGGGGAGTTCCGGGGGGCGGGGGGCTCGTCGTTTACGGCGAACCCGCGCTACTGGACCGAGGAACTGGAGCAGCCGCGCCTCGACGGGCTGGAGGTCGAGTACGCCGGGCCGGTCGGGGCGGAGCGGGGCCTCGGGGGCGGCGAGGCGGACTTCGGCGTCTTCGGCGGATCGGGGATGCCCGAGTCCGGGGACGTCGTGCGCGCGGGGGCGCTCCGGGAGAGGACGGAGCTTCTCGTCTTTAACGCCGGGGCGCTGGACGAGTCCGAGCGGGCCGCGCTGAGCGCGAACGTGAACCGGGAGGCCGTTGCGGAAGAGGCCGGCTTCGAGCCTGCGGGCAGCGTGTTCTCCGCGGTCGACGTCTCGGAGACCTCGCCGCCGTGGCGGGAGATCTCACCCTCCCCGGAGCCGGGCTCGCTCTCGGGCGTAAGCCTGCGCCTCGTCTATCCGGCGGGCGGTCCGGCCCGCGACCGGGCGGCCGGGAGCGTTGCTGCGGGGTTGCGCGAGGCGGGGGCGAGCGTCGCGGTCGAGCGCGTAGCGGGCGGGGAGTTCTACTCCGAAACGCTTCCGGGCGGCGACTTCGACCTCGCGCTACTCGACCTCGGGGACCCGGCCGAGTACGAGGCGCTTGCGGGCGCTCTCCCGGAGAGCTCGGCGGGGGCGATCTCCACGAGCCTCGGACGTCCCGAGGACGAGGAGCGGTACCTCACAAGGACGCAGGAGATCCTCGCCGGGGAGTACGCGCTCGCGCCGCTCTACCGCTGGCCGGACTCCTACGCCTGGTCGAGCACGCTCTCCGGTCCGACCGGCGAGACTCCGCCCGACGCCTTTGCCTGGAACATCCGTGAGTGGGGTTTCTACAAGTAG
- a CDS encoding YcjF family protein, whose product MNGFRNLYKVFRETRRATRERATLAVLGDSPEAARIAEATGAQRDMRGAEIILEVDAPGDSVRLTGKGVEDVGDLELGPTDEGSLRDDLAPRIVKALEEEYLVPLAKGYPFFRRAVCDEIIRNNARQNAVIGALPVPGADMPVMTANQGRMVLLIAAAYGEELSFQRARELLGVLAAGIGLRALARQVLKFIPIGGWAASAALGYAGTLAMGRATVLYFERGHQKVGAEEMERIRERAAREARGFVERMRERRRGK is encoded by the coding sequence GTGAACGGTTTCAGGAACCTGTACAAAGTCTTCAGGGAGACGCGCCGGGCGACGAGGGAGCGGGCGACGCTCGCGGTGCTCGGAGACTCGCCCGAGGCGGCGCGGATCGCGGAGGCTACGGGGGCTCAGCGCGACATGCGGGGGGCGGAGATCATACTGGAGGTGGACGCTCCGGGCGACTCGGTGCGTCTCACGGGCAAGGGGGTCGAGGACGTCGGGGACCTGGAGCTCGGCCCGACGGATGAGGGGTCGCTCAGGGACGACCTCGCGCCGAGGATCGTGAAGGCGCTCGAGGAGGAGTACCTGGTGCCGCTCGCGAAGGGCTATCCGTTCTTCCGGCGGGCGGTCTGCGACGAGATCATCCGCAACAACGCCCGCCAGAACGCGGTTATCGGGGCGCTGCCGGTCCCGGGGGCGGACATGCCGGTGATGACGGCCAACCAGGGCCGGATGGTGCTCCTGATCGCGGCGGCCTACGGCGAGGAGCTCTCTTTTCAGCGCGCCCGGGAGCTTCTCGGGGTGCTCGCGGCGGGGATCGGCCTTCGGGCGCTTGCGCGGCAGGTGCTGAAGTTCATCCCCATCGGGGGTTGGGCGGCCTCGGCGGCGCTCGGGTACGCCGGGACGCTCGCGATGGGCCGGGCGACGGTGCTCTACTTCGAGCGGGGCCACCAGAAGGTCGGCGCGGAGGAGATGGAGCGTATCCGGGAGCGGGCCGCTCGCGAGGCCCGGGGCTTCGTCGAGCGGATGCGCGAGCGGAGGCGGGGGAAGTGA
- a CDS encoding ABC transporter ATP-binding protein has translation MAAGRTDVRGSAPGEALLSVRNLEVSFQTYAGEVQAVRDVSFELAPGETLAVVGESGSGKSVAAKSLMGLLPDNARVKSGEAMFEGHDLLKMSERRMQGIRGSRISMVFQDPMTSLDPTMRIGRQLTEGIRKHLGLRGRAARERAVELLKAVHIPNAEKRLRQYPHEFSGGMRQRVVIAIALACDPQVLICDEPTTALDVTIQEQILELLAELQERNGTSIILITHDLGVVAQVAHRVAVMYSGRVIETGTVHDIFGDPKHPYTWGLLTSIPRPDDDRKDDLIPIKGSPPNPLDPPKACPFSARCDYAMKVCDIEMPAMQSFGGETDGGYRSASVHQAACWLHHDLAPNVEPPARVRGGTR, from the coding sequence ATGGCCGCCGGAAGGACGGACGTCCGGGGATCTGCGCCCGGCGAGGCCCTCCTCAGCGTCCGGAACCTGGAGGTCTCGTTCCAGACCTACGCCGGTGAGGTGCAGGCTGTCCGGGACGTCTCCTTCGAGCTCGCTCCGGGCGAGACGCTCGCGGTCGTCGGGGAGTCCGGGAGCGGGAAGTCGGTTGCGGCGAAGAGCCTTATGGGGCTCCTGCCGGACAACGCCCGGGTCAAGAGCGGCGAGGCGATGTTCGAGGGACATGACCTCCTGAAGATGAGCGAGCGCCGGATGCAGGGCATCCGGGGGTCGAGGATCTCGATGGTCTTCCAGGACCCGATGACCTCCCTCGACCCGACGATGCGCATCGGCCGGCAGCTCACCGAAGGGATAAGGAAGCACCTGGGCCTTCGCGGGAGGGCCGCGCGGGAGCGGGCCGTAGAGCTTCTGAAGGCCGTCCACATCCCGAACGCCGAGAAGCGCCTTAGGCAGTACCCGCACGAGTTCTCCGGCGGGATGCGCCAGCGGGTCGTTATCGCGATCGCGCTCGCCTGCGACCCGCAGGTGCTTATCTGCGACGAGCCCACGACCGCCCTTGACGTGACGATCCAGGAGCAGATCCTGGAACTCCTCGCCGAGCTTCAGGAGCGAAACGGGACCTCCATCATCCTTATAACCCACGACCTCGGCGTCGTTGCGCAGGTCGCGCACCGCGTCGCCGTTATGTACTCGGGGCGCGTCATCGAGACGGGGACGGTCCACGACATCTTCGGCGACCCGAAGCATCCCTACACCTGGGGTCTTCTGACCTCCATACCCCGCCCCGACGACGACCGGAAGGACGACCTGATCCCGATAAAAGGCTCTCCGCCGAACCCGCTGGACCCGCCGAAGGCCTGCCCGTTCTCGGCGCGCTGCGACTACGCCATGAAGGTCTGCGACATCGAGATGCCCGCGATGCAGTCCTTCGGAGGCGAAACCGACGGCGGCTACCGCTCCGCCTCCGTGCACCAGGCCGCCTGCTGGCTTCACCACGACCTCGCCCCGAACGTCGAGCCGCCCGCGCGGGTGAGAGGAGGCACAAGGTGA
- a CDS encoding sigma-70 family RNA polymerase sigma factor, with protein MQELFEAGRGSGSLESSEVLELLQEVDLSTEEIQKVYGMLRESGVEVVDGGFISEALENEEEDVQIVEEVVTGDLKARYTGDAVQMYLDEIGKTPLLTKPQEIYLARRIERGDRRAKGHLTRANLRLVVSIAKKYANRGVSLLDLIQEGNIGLMRAVEKFDYRKGFKFSTYATWWIRQAVTRAIADKGRTIRVPVHMVEKINKYYRTHRMLAAELNRDPTDEEVARVMEIEVEEIGRIRRVSRRSISLETPVGEDHSSELGDFIADEESASPHDMAKSSLLKARMREALNGLPERERMVLEYRFGLTGGQPKTLEEVGERFDVTRERIRQIQLTALAKIKSSPHAASLRDLLE; from the coding sequence GTGCAGGAACTCTTCGAAGCCGGCCGCGGAAGCGGCTCGCTGGAGTCCAGCGAGGTCCTCGAACTCCTTCAGGAAGTCGACCTCTCCACCGAGGAGATCCAGAAGGTCTACGGCATGCTTCGGGAGTCCGGCGTCGAGGTCGTAGACGGCGGCTTTATCTCAGAGGCTCTGGAGAACGAGGAAGAGGACGTCCAGATCGTCGAGGAGGTCGTAACGGGCGACCTGAAGGCCCGCTACACCGGCGACGCCGTCCAGATGTACCTTGACGAGATCGGCAAGACCCCCCTCCTCACCAAGCCGCAGGAGATCTACCTCGCAAGGCGCATCGAGCGCGGCGACCGGCGGGCGAAGGGCCACCTCACCCGCGCGAACCTCCGGCTCGTCGTCTCCATTGCAAAGAAGTACGCCAACCGGGGCGTGTCCCTTCTCGACCTTATCCAGGAAGGCAACATCGGCCTGATGCGCGCCGTCGAGAAGTTCGACTACCGCAAGGGCTTCAAGTTCTCCACCTACGCGACGTGGTGGATCCGCCAGGCCGTTACCCGGGCGATCGCCGACAAGGGACGCACCATCCGCGTCCCAGTGCACATGGTCGAGAAGATAAACAAGTACTACCGGACGCACCGGATGCTCGCGGCCGAGCTCAACCGCGACCCCACCGACGAGGAGGTCGCGCGCGTGATGGAGATAGAGGTCGAGGAGATCGGCCGCATCCGGCGCGTCAGCCGGCGCTCAATCTCCCTTGAGACCCCCGTGGGCGAGGACCACTCCTCGGAGCTCGGGGACTTTATCGCCGATGAGGAGTCGGCCTCGCCGCACGACATGGCGAAGTCCTCGCTCCTCAAGGCCCGGATGCGCGAGGCGCTCAACGGCCTCCCCGAGCGTGAGCGGATGGTCCTTGAGTACCGCTTCGGCCTGACGGGCGGCCAGCCGAAGACGCTCGAAGAGGTCGGGGAACGCTTCGACGTTACGCGCGAGCGGATAAGGCAGATCCAGCTAACCGCCCTCGCCAAGATAAAGAGCAGTCCCCACGCCGCCTCCCTGCGCGACCTTCTGGAGTAG
- a CDS encoding ABC transporter ATP-binding protein: MSETNGEANGTPNGTPNGEVLLRISDLKKHFRVGRRGAQLRAVDGITVDVRRGETLGLVGESGCGKSTLGRVLVRLYDPSGGEVVYSGEDIHKLRGGRSKAFQRKMQMIFQDPQASLNPRMTVADIVAEGIDIHGLASSKSERLERVYDLLETVGLNREHASRFPHEFSGGQRQRIGIARALAVEPEFIVCDEPVSALDVSIQAQVINLMRKLQREKGLTYLFISHDLSVVKHISDRVGVMYLGQLVELAGSEELYENPLHPYTQALLAAVPVPDPDAAHGEKIVLEGDVPSPVHPPSGCRFRTRCPRATPACSETVPEWTEVKPGHWVQACPCFI, encoded by the coding sequence GTGAGCGAGACGAACGGCGAAGCGAACGGCACACCCAACGGTACGCCGAACGGCGAGGTGCTGCTCAGGATCTCGGACCTCAAAAAGCACTTCCGCGTCGGGCGGCGCGGGGCGCAGCTCCGGGCGGTGGACGGCATAACGGTAGACGTCCGCCGGGGCGAGACGCTCGGGCTCGTCGGGGAGTCGGGCTGCGGGAAGTCCACGCTCGGGCGCGTCCTCGTCAGGCTCTACGACCCCTCGGGCGGGGAGGTCGTCTACTCCGGCGAGGACATCCACAAGCTCCGCGGCGGCCGCTCGAAGGCGTTTCAGCGCAAGATGCAGATGATCTTCCAGGACCCTCAGGCTTCGCTCAACCCGCGCATGACCGTCGCGGATATCGTCGCCGAGGGGATAGACATCCACGGCCTCGCAAGCTCGAAGAGCGAGCGCCTCGAACGGGTCTACGACCTCCTGGAGACCGTCGGCCTGAACCGCGAGCACGCGAGCCGCTTCCCGCACGAGTTCTCCGGCGGCCAGCGCCAGCGCATCGGCATCGCCCGCGCTCTGGCCGTCGAACCGGAGTTCATCGTCTGCGACGAGCCGGTGAGCGCGCTCGACGTCTCCATTCAGGCGCAGGTCATAAACCTGATGCGAAAGCTCCAGCGGGAGAAGGGACTTACCTACCTCTTTATCTCGCACGACCTCTCGGTGGTAAAGCACATCTCGGACCGCGTCGGGGTGATGTACCTCGGGCAACTCGTCGAGCTCGCCGGCAGCGAGGAGCTCTACGAGAACCCGCTTCACCCCTACACACAGGCCCTTCTGGCCGCCGTCCCCGTCCCCGACCCGGACGCCGCGCACGGAGAGAAGATCGTCCTAGAAGGCGACGTGCCCTCACCCGTACATCCGCCCTCGGGCTGTCGCTTCCGAACCCGCTGCCCCCGCGCCACTCCGGCCTGCTCCGAGACCGTCCCGGAATGGACCGAGGTGAAGCCCGGCCACTGGGTTCAGGCGTGCCCGTGCTTTATCTGA
- a CDS encoding S41 family peptidase yields MWKTLNKPDPPLSGGSRRRRRGGSGRFGSVFAGLVAVFVLGAVGAGGYWLGYSQGPASLDGRDEESLRVYAEALDVVRENYVDQDSIDPDRQTYAAIEGMLDSLGDEGHTRFLTPEEQDASQEQLSGRYVGVGIQIEEREGEVVVSAPVEGSPAESAGIESGDVIVEVDGEDVRDLDATGVSERVRGPEGSEVSITVLRDSKRLTFDLERLEIDSPVVYRALVPGTDVSHIRYTAFNGGSADALREAVRESLAENSSGLVLDLRGNPGGRVDQAMEVAGMFLNRGEVVYVRREAGGEREPVESRERGEFPEVPLVVLVDGESASSSEIVAGALRDNGRATVVGETTFGTGTVLSEYGLEDGSAILLGVAEWLTPEGDFIRQSGIEPDVKVPLEEDDERLDPRDLEGMTRSEVFEADPQLAEAVRRLEGPEDGSSGRAEG; encoded by the coding sequence GTGTGGAAGACCTTGAACAAGCCTGATCCGCCGCTCTCGGGCGGGTCGCGTCGTCGCCGGCGCGGCGGCTCGGGACGTTTCGGAAGCGTCTTTGCCGGACTCGTCGCCGTCTTCGTGCTCGGGGCGGTCGGGGCGGGCGGGTACTGGCTCGGCTACTCGCAGGGTCCGGCCTCGCTCGACGGCCGGGATGAGGAGAGCCTGAGGGTCTACGCCGAGGCGCTCGACGTTGTCCGCGAGAACTATGTGGACCAGGACTCGATCGACCCGGACCGGCAGACCTACGCGGCGATCGAAGGCATGCTCGACTCCCTGGGCGATGAGGGGCACACGCGCTTTCTGACCCCCGAGGAGCAGGACGCAAGCCAGGAGCAGCTCTCCGGGAGGTACGTCGGGGTCGGGATACAGATCGAGGAGCGCGAGGGCGAGGTCGTCGTCAGCGCCCCGGTCGAGGGCTCCCCGGCCGAGAGCGCCGGGATAGAGTCCGGGGACGTGATCGTCGAGGTCGACGGCGAGGACGTCCGGGACCTCGACGCGACGGGGGTCTCGGAGCGGGTGCGGGGGCCGGAGGGCTCTGAGGTCTCGATAACGGTTCTTCGGGACTCCAAGCGGCTGACCTTTGATCTCGAGCGCCTGGAGATCGACTCCCCGGTCGTCTACCGGGCACTCGTGCCGGGCACGGACGTCTCGCACATCCGCTACACGGCCTTCAACGGCGGGAGCGCGGACGCTTTGAGGGAGGCGGTCCGGGAGAGTCTGGCGGAGAACAGCTCGGGGCTCGTGCTCGACCTCCGGGGGAACCCGGGGGGAAGGGTGGACCAGGCGATGGAGGTCGCCGGGATGTTCCTCAACAGGGGCGAGGTCGTCTACGTGCGCCGAGAGGCGGGCGGGGAACGGGAGCCGGTGGAGTCGCGGGAGAGGGGCGAGTTCCCCGAGGTCCCGCTCGTCGTGCTCGTGGACGGGGAGTCTGCGTCGAGCTCGGAGATCGTCGCCGGAGCGCTGCGCGACAACGGCCGGGCGACCGTTGTCGGAGAGACGACCTTCGGGACAGGGACGGTCCTTTCGGAGTACGGCCTTGAGGACGGGTCGGCGATCCTTCTCGGGGTCGCCGAGTGGCTTACGCCGGAGGGTGACTTTATCCGTCAGAGCGGTATCGAGCCGGACGTAAAGGTCCCGCTCGAAGAGGACGACGAACGGCTCGACCCGCGCGACCTCGAAGGGATGACGAGGAGCGAGGTCTTCGAGGCGGACCCGCAGCTCGCCGAGGCGGTGCGCAGGCTCGAAGGTCCGGAAGACGGGTCGTCCGGGCGGGCTGAGGGCTAA
- a CDS encoding circularly permuted type 2 ATP-grasp protein — protein sequence MEGTERIEPNGSSGAYNEAVAADGTVREPYGPLVAALGALGGRKRRAESRLKDLGATFPLPNGGDREKILPADWTPRLVCAADWERLSEGLLQRGRAINAWLSDLYEGGEQTVVPEAVVRSSALYNPSAFPGAETTPPVHVYGPDVVHLGDGDYIVLEDNVRVPSGVAYADCVRQVGREVYAELFELCPGELGDPTEYYAKLRETLLAAAPPRVRESETEPAIVLLTSGKNDSAYFEHARLATRCGFELLTADGLEVGRKEVRTRRTGRRVDVIYRRVDDGGIVREIEGLGRVCRENNVAIVNAPGVGVADDKGVFPYVPEMIRTYLGEEPHLNSARTIALADPEGREEALERLPELVLKPREGYGGLGVLIGPEADREEIEEARRKVRKEPGAFVAQECLDFSTHLTDPPEGRPGAPFGRSYIDLRAFVLPVVGYVMPGGLTRVAKAGTRVVNSSSGGGLKDTWVLKS from the coding sequence GTGGAGGGAACGGAGAGGATCGAGCCCAACGGCTCTTCGGGCGCCTACAACGAAGCTGTCGCCGCCGACGGCACGGTCCGGGAGCCCTACGGTCCGCTCGTCGCGGCGCTCGGTGCCCTCGGCGGGAGAAAGCGCCGGGCCGAGAGCCGCCTGAAGGACCTCGGGGCGACCTTCCCTCTCCCGAACGGCGGGGACCGGGAGAAGATCCTCCCGGCCGACTGGACCCCGAGGCTCGTGTGCGCGGCGGACTGGGAGCGGCTCTCCGAAGGGCTTTTGCAGCGCGGCCGGGCGATAAACGCCTGGCTCTCGGACCTCTACGAGGGGGGCGAGCAGACCGTTGTTCCCGAGGCTGTCGTAAGGAGCAGCGCCCTCTACAACCCCTCAGCCTTCCCCGGCGCGGAGACGACCCCGCCGGTACACGTCTACGGCCCGGACGTCGTTCACCTCGGGGACGGGGACTACATCGTCCTTGAAGACAACGTGCGCGTCCCGAGCGGGGTCGCCTACGCCGACTGCGTCCGGCAGGTCGGGCGGGAGGTCTACGCTGAGCTTTTCGAGCTCTGCCCCGGAGAGCTCGGCGACCCGACCGAGTACTACGCGAAGCTCCGCGAGACCCTTCTTGCAGCGGCCCCGCCGCGCGTCCGGGAGAGCGAGACGGAACCTGCCATCGTCTTGCTCACGAGCGGAAAGAACGACTCGGCCTACTTCGAGCATGCCCGGCTCGCGACCCGCTGCGGCTTCGAGCTGCTGACGGCCGACGGGCTGGAGGTCGGCCGAAAGGAGGTCCGCACCCGCCGGACGGGAAGGCGGGTGGACGTGATCTACCGCCGTGTCGACGACGGCGGGATCGTCCGGGAGATCGAGGGCCTCGGCCGGGTGTGCCGGGAGAACAACGTTGCGATCGTAAACGCTCCGGGCGTCGGCGTCGCCGACGACAAGGGCGTCTTCCCCTACGTGCCCGAGATGATCCGGACCTACCTCGGCGAGGAGCCCCACCTGAACTCAGCCCGCACAATAGCCCTTGCCGACCCGGAGGGCCGCGAGGAGGCCCTTGAGCGTCTGCCGGAGCTCGTCCTCAAGCCCCGCGAGGGGTACGGCGGGCTCGGGGTGCTTATCGGGCCGGAGGCCGACCGCGAGGAGATCGAAGAGGCCCGAAGAAAGGTCCGAAAGGAGCCGGGCGCGTTTGTAGCCCAGGAGTGCCTCGACTTCTCGACGCACCTGACGGACCCGCCGGAGGGGAGGCCGGGCGCGCCCTTCGGCCGGTCTTACATAGACCTCAGGGCCTTTGTCCTGCCGGTTGTCGGGTACGTGATGCCCGGCGGCCTCACGCGCGTGGCGAAGGCCGGAACGCGGGTCGTCAACTCCTCCTCCGGCGGGGGCCTTAAGGATACCTGGGTGCTCAAGAGCTGA